In Temnothorax longispinosus isolate EJ_2023e chromosome 10, Tlon_JGU_v1, whole genome shotgun sequence, a single window of DNA contains:
- the LOC139820681 gene encoding uncharacterized protein produces the protein MKTLFVSFALCAIVAAAPLSRERREALLGGHGYYGGGHGAYGAHGAYGAYGGIGYGGHGVAVTGPFLGAASVAGPHVGATAVSGPAIGPARLAGSMAGPAHVSGAVAGPAVVTASVAGPAHVEGYGGPYDGGYGDGYGGGYGGAYGGNYGGYGYAAAPAYGYAGYAGGHGGHGVVVAGPATHGAVLAGPHSGSAAVSGPHAGSVVIAGPSGKITAHGSGYGAAIHAGHGHGHW, from the exons ATGAAGACCCTC TTCGTTTCGTTTGCTCTGTGCGCCATCGTTGCTGCGGCACCTCTTTCTCGTGAGCGACGAGAAGCTCTCTTGGGCGGTCACGGATATTACGGTGGTGGCCATGGAGCTTACGGTGCTCACGGGGCTTACGGAGCTTACGGGGGTATAGGCTACGGCGGGCATGGAGTCGCTGTTACTGGACCGTTCCTTGGGGCGGCGAGTGTCGCGGGTCCACACGTGGGTGCCACCGCTGTTTCCGGTCCGGCGATAGGCCCGGCTCGTTTGGCCGGATCGATGGCCGGTCCTGCTCACGTGTCGGGCGCCGTTGCTGGACCAGCTGTTGTGACCGCGTCGGTCGCTGGTCCGGCGCACGTGGAAGGCTACGGTGGTCCGTACGACGGTGGCTATGGAGATGGCTACGGAGGTGGCTATGGAGGTGCCTATGGCGGTAATTATG GCGGTTACGGATACGCGGCTGCTCCTGCTTACGGCTATGCGGGATACGCCGGCGGTCACGGAGGACACGGAGTGGTTGTTGCCGGACCGGCTACCCACGGTGCAGTTCTGGCTGGACCTCATTCCGGAAGCGCGGCTGTTTCTGGACCGCACGCCGGTTCGGTGGTGATTGCCGGCCCTTCCGGAAAGATTACGGCCCACGGAAGCGGTTACGGTGCCGCTATCCATGCCGGCCACGGCCACGGCCACTGGTAA